Part of the Candidatus Methylomirabilota bacterium genome, CGCCCCGGGCGGCGTGCGTCCGGCCAAGAAAGGACGTTGCGACCACCTCGATCGAGCGATCGCCGAGAGTTCGCGCGATGGTGAGGGCCTCCTGGCCGAACCTGACGGCCTCGTCGTAGTCGCCAGTGGCCAGGCACTGGATCACCATGAAGGTGGCGATCCGCGCGAGTCGGTGCTGGTCGCCGAGCGCCCTGGCGAGTATCTCCGCCTCGTGGAGCTGCTCGCCCGTGCGCGTCCGATCGCCGAGCGGTTGGAACGCGTTCCGGAGGTCGATGCGGATGTCGATGGTCAGCTCGGTCGTCTCCCGGCTGTCGGGGAGGCGGCGGAGGGCCGCGAGCGCCTGCTCCAGGTGGGCGATGGCCTCGCGGTTGGCTGCCCGCGCCTCGGCACGGAGCCCCGCCTGGCGGAGATAGGCGACCGCCTTCTCCCACAGCTCTCCGCGCAGGGCGTGGTGGGCAAGCCGCTCGGCCTGCTCGGCGACGCGGTCTGTCGAGAGTCGCTCGATGGCCTCGGTGACGCGGGCGTGCAGGGCGCGCTGCCGGTCCTGGAGCAGCCCCTGGTACGCAACCTCGTGAGTGAGCGCGTGCTTGAACGTGTACTCGAGGTCCGGAAAGAGCCGGGTCTCGTAGAGGAACTCCGCGGCCTGGAGGTTCGTCAGCTCGGCGCGCACCTCGTGCTCCGGCGCCTCGGCAATGGCCAGGAGCAGCGGCATGGGCACGTCCTTGCCGATGACGGCGGCCGCCTGGAGCAGTCGCTTGTCCTCGGGCGCCAGGCGGTCGATGCGCGCAGCCAGGATAGCCTGCACGGTGGCGGGGATCTTTAGGTTCTCGACGGGCCGGGTGAGCCGGTAGGCGCCGCGCTCGCCGACCAGGGCCGCCGTCTCCACGAGCGCGCGCACACTCTCCTCGAGGAAGAGGGGATTTGCTTCCGTCCGCTCGACCAGGAGCTGCTTCAGCGGACCCAGCGCCGCGTCAGGGCCGACGAGCACATCGAGCAGCTCATCAGCACTCTCGGGCGGCAGAGGATCGATCCGGAGCTGGCGGTAGTAGGTCTTGCCGCCCCAGGCGTGGTGGTACTCGGGACGGTAATTGACGAGGAGCACGAGGCGCGCCGCGGGCAGGCTCCCGATGAGGCTATCGAGCAAGGCCTGGGTTTCGCCGTCGATCCAGTGCAGGTCCTCGAAGACCACCACCAGAGGCTGGACCTCACTCTCGCGCAGCAGCAGGCGCTTGACCGCGTCGAGCGTCTGCTGGCGCCGCTGGAGCGGATCGAGGGCTTGCCAGGACGCCTCCTCCACCGGCACGTCGAGGAGCGCCAGGAAGGCGGGCACGACGGATCCGAGCGCCGGGGCGAGCGTCAGGACCTTCCCCGTGACCTTCTCCCGGATCTTCCGCGGGTCGTCGCGGCTCTCGATCTCGAAGTAGCCGCGGAGCAGCTCGATCACGGGAAGATAGGCGGTGGCCTTGCCGTAGGAGACCGAGGCGGACTGCACGATCAGCCAGCCGTGCATGCGATGGGAGTGGGTGAGCTCCCAGAAGAGACGCGACTTGCCGAGGCCCGGCTCCCCGACCACGGCGACCACTTGGCCGTGCCCAAGGCTGGCCCGGTCGAGGGCGCCTCGGAGTTGCTCCAGCTCCGCGTTGCGGCCGACGAAGCGCGTGAGCCCTCGCCGCGCCGCGGCCTCGAGGCGGGTGCGGGCGGCGCCGGCCCCCACCAGCTCGAACACCTCGACCGGCTTGCCGAGCCCCTTGATCGGCACCGGGCCGAGCGGGGTGACCTGGACGAAGCCCTCG contains:
- a CDS encoding adenylate/guanylate cyclase domain-containing protein, coding for MKCPRCQHENEIAAKFCEECAAPLARSCSNCGRPVSPTAKFCPECAHPTGLAPATPTADRFASTEAYTPKHLAEKILTSKTALEGERKQVTVLFADLKGSMELLADRDPEEARKILDPVLTLMMDAVHHYEGTVNQVMGDGIMALFGAPLAHEDHAVRACYAALRMQDVVRRHSDELRRAQGVEVQIRVGVNSGEVVVRSIGSDLRMDYTAVGQTTHLAARLEQLAAPGSIRLTDETLHLAEGFVQVTPLGPVPIKGLGKPVEVFELVGAGAARTRLEAAARRGLTRFVGRNAELEQLRGALDRASLGHGQVVAVVGEPGLGKSRLFWELTHSHRMHGWLIVQSASVSYGKATAYLPVIELLRGYFEIESRDDPRKIREKVTGKVLTLAPALGSVVPAFLALLDVPVEEASWQALDPLQRRQQTLDAVKRLLLRESEVQPLVVVFEDLHWIDGETQALLDSLIGSLPAARLVLLVNYRPEYHHAWGGKTYYRQLRIDPLPPESADELLDVLVGPDAALGPLKQLLVERTEANPLFLEESVRALVETAALVGERGAYRLTRPVENLKIPATVQAILAARIDRLAPEDKRLLQAAAVIGKDVPMPLLLAIAEAPEHEVRAELTNLQAAEFLYETRLFPDLEYTFKHALTHEVAYQGLLQDRQRALHARVTEAIERLSTDRVAEQAERLAHHALRGELWEKAVAYLRQAGLRAEARAANREAIAHLEQALAALRRLPDSRETTELTIDIRIDLRNAFQPLGDRTRTGEQLHEAEILARALGDQHRLARIATFMVIQCLATGDYDEAVRFGQEALTIARTLGDRSIEVVATSFLGRTHAARG